In Persicimonas caeni, a single window of DNA contains:
- a CDS encoding tetratricopeptide repeat protein, which translates to MKISARIKLLSICIIGLLTVPPSMAFAGPEEAAAYYEEASQAYQDGDYEKAARLLRRAFAEDSNLIYKYNRILALQAMGDYDTALEELDIWENRMKEDGRFDDIKEIRAQLEKAKAEADAKEKATADKTDDQKDGDQKDGDKVADGQAVDGPDKVAPADDGPNYLGWSLVGVGAVGLGSAALFGSTLLIDDVESNLTCSENKGAANCYPEGSDASALYQEDYDTWQTHQTITWVSLGIGAVALVGGGAVLLMDASEQDAEADVPVSADNADVSFSPYVGADGAGGVLHISF; encoded by the coding sequence ATGAAGATTTCGGCCCGGATCAAGCTCCTCAGCATCTGCATCATCGGCCTGCTCACCGTCCCTCCGTCCATGGCGTTTGCCGGCCCCGAAGAGGCCGCCGCGTACTACGAGGAGGCGTCTCAGGCCTACCAAGACGGGGACTACGAGAAAGCGGCCAGGCTGCTTCGGCGCGCCTTCGCCGAGGACTCGAACCTCATCTACAAGTACAACCGCATCCTCGCCCTGCAGGCGATGGGCGACTACGACACCGCCCTCGAAGAGCTCGACATCTGGGAGAACCGGATGAAAGAGGACGGGCGCTTTGACGACATCAAAGAGATCCGCGCCCAGCTCGAGAAGGCCAAAGCCGAAGCCGACGCCAAAGAGAAAGCGACCGCCGACAAGACCGACGACCAAAAAGACGGCGACCAAAAAGACGGCGACAAGGTCGCCGACGGCCAAGCTGTCGATGGGCCGGACAAGGTCGCACCGGCCGACGACGGGCCGAATTATCTGGGCTGGTCGCTTGTTGGCGTGGGTGCAGTCGGCCTGGGCTCTGCCGCCCTCTTTGGCTCGACGCTGCTCATCGACGACGTCGAATCGAACCTGACGTGCTCCGAGAACAAGGGCGCGGCCAATTGCTACCCGGAAGGCTCGGACGCAAGCGCGCTGTACCAGGAAGACTACGACACCTGGCAGACTCACCAGACGATCACCTGGGTGAGCCTGGGGATCGGCGCGGTCGCCCTCGTCGGCGGTGGCGCTGTGCTGCTGATGGACGCCTCCGAGCAGGATGCCGAAGCCGACGTGCCCGTCTCGGCCGACAACGCCGACGTGAGCTTCTCGCCGTATGTGGGCGCCGACGGCGCCGGCGGCGTTCTCCACATTTCTTTTTGA
- a CDS encoding endonuclease MutS2, with amino-acid sequence MTIRNEYSGDQPASQNNRVLEDAYPLGELMEQTLAPLAGDDAEERRAYADLPRKTLQDLQWNQVLDLVAGHAVTPEGREIALRLMPLSDRGAVERRLAETAEAIRLLDDDDAPPLRGLRDIRKAVAHVTREGSLVGEDLAAIAQNCDVASRNHRFFKSRADRLPYLGQVGGKIDPCDELRRELHHAVEPGGQISERASAQIRKLRRSVQNQHDRLRSRIDQLLRRHDIETHLQDEYFTVRDERYVLPVRVGAKTQVAGIVHGYSSSGQTAFIEPQELVDLNNELRWAEIELEEEENRVLQRLSRLVAEYAPRLERNTEVLAYLDVIVAGARFGESVEATIPAVSDKKVELKRVRHPLLYLQHQREVDGEVVSDVVANDLIIDPDKRVLVISGPNTGGKTVLLKSMGLCALMTHCGLPIPADDGSKVPLYESIFTDIGDEQSIERDLSTFSGHLTNINTFLGRCGPNSLVLLDELFTGTDPLQGAALAISLLEELAERGSTTAVTTHLENLKTLAIQHDEFANASMGFDIDSLEPTYRLTLGIPGSSFAVRIARRLGFPDKLVDRAIQVLEGEDHHSVDEVLASLEDQLGELRSERNRFEQQRRHAEHQKKKFEKKYRELREKERESVHEETRKLKEQLRGARDLIREKLKEVQQSGTVERGSDVDAKALTEIQKQLRGAEKTIEKASEQTRPPKPGPKGLVRVPADEIENGLEVFVGSFNRKGSVLDYSEGDDQARVQIGALKANVDVDDLFYPSEAQRRSHKRGRRSGGGGRSGGGGGRHHEPEYAETDASLAIPQTGDNTVDLRGLRVDEALEKLEMFMDHAFLKNRAGVHIIHGHGTGALKRAVRGYLVDSPYASDFRPGDKNEGGDGVTVAALASNVEH; translated from the coding sequence ATGACGATTCGTAACGAATACTCCGGCGACCAGCCGGCTAGTCAAAATAACCGAGTTCTCGAGGACGCTTACCCGCTGGGTGAGTTGATGGAGCAGACGCTCGCGCCGCTGGCGGGTGACGACGCCGAGGAGCGCCGCGCCTACGCGGACCTTCCCCGGAAGACACTGCAGGACCTGCAGTGGAACCAGGTGCTCGACCTCGTCGCCGGCCACGCGGTGACCCCCGAGGGCCGCGAGATCGCGTTGCGGCTGATGCCGCTCTCCGATCGCGGCGCCGTCGAGCGACGCCTGGCCGAGACCGCCGAGGCCATCCGCCTGCTCGATGACGACGACGCCCCGCCCTTGCGCGGGCTTCGCGACATCCGCAAGGCCGTCGCCCACGTCACCCGTGAGGGCTCGCTTGTGGGCGAAGACCTCGCCGCCATCGCTCAGAACTGCGACGTCGCCTCGCGAAACCACCGCTTTTTCAAGAGCCGCGCCGACCGCCTCCCCTATCTGGGGCAGGTGGGCGGCAAGATCGACCCGTGCGACGAGCTTCGCCGCGAGCTGCACCACGCCGTCGAGCCGGGCGGCCAGATCAGCGAGCGGGCCAGCGCCCAGATTCGAAAGCTTCGCCGGTCGGTCCAAAACCAGCACGACCGACTGCGCTCGCGCATCGACCAGCTCTTGCGCCGCCACGACATCGAGACGCACCTTCAAGACGAGTACTTCACGGTGCGCGACGAGCGCTACGTACTCCCGGTGCGCGTGGGCGCCAAGACTCAGGTCGCCGGCATCGTGCACGGCTATTCGTCGAGCGGACAGACCGCCTTCATCGAGCCGCAGGAGCTCGTCGACCTCAACAACGAGCTCCGCTGGGCGGAGATCGAGCTCGAGGAAGAGGAGAATCGCGTCCTGCAGCGCCTGTCGCGCCTCGTCGCCGAGTACGCCCCGCGCCTCGAGCGCAACACCGAAGTGCTCGCCTACCTCGACGTCATCGTCGCCGGCGCCCGCTTCGGCGAGAGCGTCGAGGCGACCATCCCGGCGGTGTCGGACAAGAAGGTCGAGCTCAAGCGCGTGCGCCATCCCCTGCTCTACCTGCAGCACCAGCGCGAGGTCGACGGCGAGGTGGTCTCGGACGTGGTCGCCAACGACCTGATCATCGACCCCGACAAACGCGTGCTGGTCATCTCGGGCCCCAACACCGGCGGTAAGACCGTGCTCTTGAAGAGCATGGGCCTGTGCGCCCTGATGACCCACTGCGGACTCCCCATTCCGGCCGACGACGGTAGTAAGGTGCCGCTCTACGAGTCGATCTTCACCGACATCGGCGACGAGCAGTCGATCGAGCGCGACCTGAGTACGTTCTCGGGTCACCTGACCAATATCAACACGTTTTTGGGCCGCTGCGGCCCCAATAGCCTGGTGCTCTTGGACGAGCTGTTCACCGGCACCGACCCCTTGCAGGGCGCCGCGTTGGCGATCTCGCTACTCGAAGAGCTCGCCGAGCGCGGCTCGACCACGGCGGTGACCACACACCTGGAGAACCTGAAGACGCTGGCCATCCAGCACGACGAGTTCGCCAACGCCTCGATGGGCTTCGACATCGACTCGCTCGAGCCGACCTATCGGCTGACACTGGGCATCCCGGGAAGCTCCTTTGCCGTGCGCATCGCGCGGCGTCTGGGTTTCCCGGACAAGCTCGTCGACCGGGCCATCCAGGTGCTCGAGGGCGAAGACCACCACAGCGTCGACGAGGTCCTGGCCTCGCTCGAAGACCAGCTCGGCGAGCTTCGCTCCGAGCGCAACCGCTTCGAGCAGCAACGTCGTCACGCCGAGCACCAGAAGAAGAAATTCGAGAAGAAGTACCGCGAGCTTCGCGAAAAGGAGCGCGAGTCGGTCCACGAAGAGACGCGGAAGCTCAAAGAGCAGCTTCGCGGCGCGCGTGACCTGATTCGCGAGAAGCTCAAGGAGGTCCAGCAATCGGGCACCGTCGAGCGCGGAAGCGACGTCGACGCCAAGGCGCTGACCGAGATCCAAAAGCAGCTCCGCGGCGCCGAGAAGACCATCGAGAAGGCCAGCGAGCAGACGCGCCCGCCCAAGCCCGGTCCCAAAGGCCTGGTGCGCGTGCCGGCCGACGAGATCGAAAACGGCCTGGAGGTCTTCGTGGGCTCGTTCAACCGAAAGGGCTCGGTGCTCGACTACAGCGAAGGCGACGACCAGGCGCGTGTGCAAATCGGCGCGCTGAAGGCCAACGTCGACGTCGACGACCTGTTCTACCCGAGCGAGGCCCAACGCCGCAGCCACAAGCGTGGACGGCGCAGCGGTGGTGGCGGTCGGAGCGGCGGAGGCGGCGGCCGACACCACGAGCCCGAGTACGCCGAGACCGACGCCTCGCTGGCCATCCCGCAGACCGGCGACAACACCGTCGACCTGCGCGGCCTTCGCGTCGACGAGGCGCTCGAGAAGCTCGAGATGTTCATGGACCACGCGTTCCTGAAGAACCGCGCCGGCGTCCATATCATCCACGGCCACGGCACCGGCGCGCTCAAGCGCGCGGTGCGCGGTTATCTCGTCGACTCTCCGTACGCCAGCGACTTTCGCCCCGGCGACAAAAACGAAGGTGGTGACGGCGTGACCGTGGCCGCCCTGGCCTCGAACGTCGAGCATTAG
- a CDS encoding trypsin-like peptidase domain-containing protein: MSTKTNSRISKRIKITFAALVTFLALPLVSAVGGSVVGGQANSALPVVSQAQAETGAKKTQTSPQVAGLPNVSNVFEKQKEKVVAIKAETKAKAGKHPFMGQMPSRPQMGQGSGFIVDEDGYVLTNNHVVADADTVTVILHNGDSYPAKVVGTDEKTDIALVKIKAKTKLPAVELGTSSDLKVGQWVVAIGNPFGLDYSVTAGIVSAKGRNIGHGPYDNFIQTDASINPGNSGGPLFNMNGEVIGVNTAIIRGGQGIGFAVPIDMVKQIVPQLRDNGYVSRGYIGTGIQELDDELAESFGVKEGTGVLIGSVEDGGPAAKAGIRPGDIVTHFNGKRTKDVKSLLLAVAGTKPGEKASAKVIRDGKKRSLNVTVAERPDASRPEAVPASDDDAGDAKLGVAVSGVDAQTAERLGAKAGKGVLVQQVVPDSPAARVLRPGDIIMQVGKYKVNSPKRLKKALSKHDDGKPLRLLVMRDGRTIFLAVKLK; the protein is encoded by the coding sequence GTGAGCACGAAAACAAATAGCCGTATCTCAAAACGCATCAAAATAACGTTTGCCGCACTCGTAACCTTCCTGGCGCTTCCCCTCGTCTCGGCGGTCGGAGGCTCGGTAGTCGGTGGACAGGCCAACTCGGCGCTGCCGGTGGTCTCGCAGGCCCAGGCCGAAACGGGCGCCAAGAAGACTCAGACATCCCCGCAGGTCGCCGGCCTCCCCAACGTCTCGAACGTCTTCGAGAAGCAAAAGGAGAAGGTCGTGGCCATCAAGGCCGAGACGAAGGCCAAGGCGGGCAAGCACCCCTTCATGGGGCAGATGCCCAGCCGGCCGCAGATGGGGCAGGGCTCCGGATTCATCGTCGATGAAGACGGCTACGTCTTGACCAACAACCACGTGGTCGCCGACGCCGACACGGTCACCGTCATCCTTCACAATGGCGACTCGTACCCGGCCAAGGTGGTGGGTACGGACGAGAAGACCGACATCGCGCTGGTCAAGATCAAGGCCAAGACGAAGCTGCCGGCCGTCGAGCTGGGCACGTCTAGTGATCTGAAGGTCGGCCAGTGGGTCGTCGCCATCGGCAACCCCTTCGGCCTCGACTACTCGGTGACCGCCGGCATCGTCAGCGCCAAGGGCCGCAATATCGGCCACGGCCCCTACGACAACTTCATCCAGACCGACGCCAGCATCAACCCGGGCAACTCGGGCGGCCCGCTGTTCAACATGAATGGTGAGGTCATCGGCGTGAACACCGCGATCATCCGCGGCGGCCAAGGGATTGGCTTTGCGGTGCCCATCGACATGGTCAAGCAGATCGTGCCGCAGCTTCGCGACAACGGCTACGTCAGCCGCGGCTATATCGGCACCGGCATCCAAGAACTCGACGACGAGCTCGCCGAGAGCTTCGGCGTCAAAGAAGGCACGGGCGTGCTCATCGGCTCGGTTGAAGACGGCGGCCCCGCCGCCAAAGCGGGCATCCGCCCCGGCGACATCGTGACCCACTTCAACGGCAAGCGTACGAAAGACGTCAAGAGCCTGCTCTTGGCCGTCGCCGGCACCAAGCCCGGCGAAAAGGCCTCGGCCAAGGTGATCCGCGACGGCAAAAAACGCTCGCTCAACGTCACCGTCGCCGAGCGCCCCGACGCCAGCCGCCCCGAAGCAGTGCCCGCGAGCGACGACGACGCCGGCGACGCCAAGCTCGGCGTAGCCGTCAGCGGCGTCGACGCCCAGACCGCCGAGCGCCTCGGCGCCAAAGCAGGCAAGGGCGTCCTCGTCCAGCAGGTCGTCCCCGACTCGCCCGCCGCCCGCGTGCTGCGCCCCGGCGATATCATCATGCAGGTGGGTAAGTATAAGGTGAATTCGCCCAAACGCCTCAAGAAGGCGCTGTCGAAGCACGACGACGGCAAGCCGCTCCGGCTGCTGGTGATGCGCGACGGACGCACGATCTTCCTCGCCGTAAAGCTCAAATGA
- a CDS encoding DEAD/DEAH box helicase, with protein MEYRGLTLDRFQEDAINYIEDGNSVLVAAPTGTGKTLVADYLIEHILEQDGEVIYTAPVKALSNQKYREYTAQFGRDKVGLVTGDLVINRDAPVRIMTTEILRNMLLEGGHGGIISDEEGGEAPDEAERAELEATASPSDTHLPEIDRLQAVIIDEIHFLDDPERGTVWEELLIYLPTRIRILGLSATASNLEEMATWLSEIRETDVKVVREDKRAVPLSMYMASLETGIVPVERYNKLYKSWKRGQGGGGGRGRGRGRGRGRSRGGRNGGKSKTETTRHYHVFDMMQDWRYPALYFIFSRKLVEQLAEGLARGDTGRQIGRMAKTKEINKHLRKFEETYPNVLTPRSKATLRKGIAWHHAGIHVALKALVEELYEARLINVLYCTSTFALGINMPARTVVFDGLTKYNGTEIVPLTVREYMQMAGRAGRRGIDEHGDVIVRQDFHQYDEVRGLLRKLMSDESEPVESSFNLSFHSVVNLVARFSEDEIRDMLERSFKAFQSGTSAKQLEERIAEREAQFGDDEDESDLTPDAMQRRRKKRRKLSSLKRELAEAQRPRLWEDFQRKLQFLRTYNYLTADNELEPPARILRHIKIEEIFLTELILAGHLEDLTPEELFGTMCGLVVELARSARVRKPDDDKWWEIFSKFNAVFESEIVVHSEDLVDSHTVFTPEVMPLGERWARGDSLNEILEDIKNPTDMSGDLVGTFRRAKDMIGQIRDVYFADAERRKELTRLIRTVSRDEVEVLD; from the coding sequence ATGGAATACCGCGGACTCACCCTCGATCGCTTTCAAGAAGACGCGATCAACTACATCGAAGATGGCAACAGCGTCCTTGTGGCTGCCCCGACGGGCACCGGCAAGACGCTGGTCGCCGACTACCTCATCGAGCATATCCTCGAGCAGGATGGCGAAGTCATCTACACCGCGCCGGTCAAGGCGCTCTCCAACCAGAAATACCGCGAGTACACCGCCCAGTTCGGCCGCGACAAGGTCGGGCTGGTCACCGGTGACCTGGTGATCAACCGCGATGCGCCGGTGCGCATCATGACCACCGAGATCTTGCGCAATATGCTCTTGGAGGGCGGCCACGGCGGCATCATCAGCGACGAGGAAGGCGGCGAAGCCCCCGACGAGGCCGAGCGCGCCGAACTCGAAGCGACCGCCAGCCCCTCGGACACCCACCTGCCCGAGATCGACCGGCTGCAGGCGGTGATCATCGACGAGATTCACTTCCTGGACGACCCCGAGCGCGGCACCGTCTGGGAGGAGCTTCTCATCTACCTACCCACGCGCATTCGCATCCTCGGCCTGTCTGCGACCGCCTCGAACCTCGAGGAGATGGCCACCTGGCTGTCCGAGATTCGCGAGACCGACGTCAAGGTGGTCCGCGAGGACAAGCGCGCGGTGCCGCTGTCGATGTATATGGCCAGCCTCGAGACGGGCATCGTGCCGGTGGAGCGCTACAACAAGCTCTACAAGAGCTGGAAGCGCGGCCAAGGCGGCGGTGGTGGTCGTGGACGAGGACGCGGTCGCGGTCGCGGGCGCAGTCGCGGCGGGCGAAACGGCGGAAAGTCGAAGACCGAGACGACGCGCCACTACCACGTCTTCGACATGATGCAGGATTGGCGCTACCCGGCGCTCTACTTCATCTTCAGCCGAAAGCTCGTCGAGCAGCTCGCCGAGGGCCTGGCCCGCGGCGACACCGGCCGCCAGATCGGCCGCATGGCCAAGACCAAAGAGATCAACAAGCACCTGCGCAAGTTCGAGGAGACTTACCCGAACGTCTTGACGCCGCGCTCCAAAGCGACGCTGCGCAAGGGCATCGCCTGGCACCACGCCGGCATCCACGTGGCGCTCAAGGCGCTGGTCGAGGAGCTCTACGAGGCGCGGCTCATCAACGTGCTCTACTGCACGTCGACGTTTGCGCTGGGCATCAACATGCCCGCCCGAACGGTCGTCTTCGACGGACTGACCAAGTACAACGGCACCGAGATCGTGCCGCTGACGGTGCGCGAGTACATGCAGATGGCCGGCCGCGCCGGCCGCCGCGGCATCGACGAGCACGGCGACGTCATCGTGCGCCAAGATTTTCATCAGTACGACGAGGTCCGCGGACTCTTGCGCAAGCTTATGAGCGACGAGTCCGAGCCGGTCGAGTCGTCCTTCAACCTGTCGTTCCACTCGGTGGTCAACCTGGTCGCGCGCTTCTCGGAGGACGAGATCCGCGACATGCTCGAGCGCAGCTTCAAGGCGTTCCAATCGGGCACCAGCGCCAAGCAACTCGAAGAGCGCATCGCCGAGCGCGAGGCGCAATTCGGCGACGACGAGGACGAGAGCGACCTGACCCCCGACGCGATGCAGCGGCGCCGTAAAAAGCGCCGCAAGCTCTCCTCGCTCAAGCGCGAGCTCGCCGAGGCCCAGCGCCCCCGGCTGTGGGAGGACTTCCAGCGCAAGCTGCAATTCCTGCGCACTTACAACTACCTGACCGCCGACAACGAGCTCGAGCCGCCGGCGCGCATCCTGCGCCACATCAAGATCGAGGAGATCTTCCTCACCGAGCTTATCCTCGCCGGCCACCTCGAAGACCTGACCCCCGAAGAACTCTTCGGCACGATGTGCGGCCTAGTCGTCGAACTCGCCCGCAGCGCGCGGGTCCGCAAACCCGACGACGACAAGTGGTGGGAGATCTTCTCCAAGTTCAACGCGGTTTTCGAATCCGAAATCGTCGTCCACTCCGAAGACCTGGTCGACTCACACACCGTCTTCACCCCCGAGGTGATGCCTCTGGGCGAGCGCTGGGCGCGCGGCGACAGCCTCAACGAGATCTTGGAAGACATCAAAAACCCGACCGACATGTCCGGCGACCTCGTCGGTACCTTCCGACGCGCCAAGGACATGATCGGCCAGATTCGCGATGTCTACTTTGCGGATGCGGAGCGCAGGAAGGAGTTGACGCGCTTGATTCGTACGGTGAGCCGCGATGAGGTGGAGGTGCTCGACTAA
- a CDS encoding M23 family metallopeptidase yields the protein MSEQTSQEQSSKQEEPAVDSAAEQASPTSRPPEETEGWELWTKVALLMGAITVIAWVVVLLRLGEVSVYTHGFIISALGALTLPVTLWGLIKTMFNRPVMRRSRTIAFSVLLAIGFFGNVPLFAVPLSTEDFESEHTYRLPFDGEWVVTAGGDSTDTNYHATTPTYRWGYDFTKLVDGERHKGDGDKLSDYYCYGEPVLAPVGGEVVTVDKERKDNVAGEFDAQSVMGNYVIIRVDDKEYLFVAHMKEGSIPVDEGDTVERGQKIGECGNSGRSLQPNVHVHLQNTPEFPMSESLPLRFSNYLADGKPVEKGMPEGSSDSENPFGQVVQNKE from the coding sequence ATGAGCGAGCAAACTTCACAAGAACAATCTTCGAAACAAGAAGAACCTGCCGTCGATTCCGCCGCCGAGCAGGCTTCCCCGACGTCGCGTCCGCCCGAGGAAACCGAAGGCTGGGAGCTGTGGACGAAAGTGGCCCTGTTGATGGGCGCCATCACAGTGATCGCGTGGGTGGTCGTGTTGTTGCGCCTGGGCGAAGTCAGCGTCTACACGCACGGCTTCATCATCTCGGCGCTGGGCGCACTGACGCTCCCGGTGACGCTGTGGGGGCTCATCAAGACGATGTTCAACCGCCCGGTGATGCGCCGCTCGCGCACCATCGCCTTCAGCGTGTTGCTGGCGATCGGCTTCTTCGGAAACGTCCCGCTCTTCGCCGTGCCTCTGTCGACCGAGGACTTCGAGTCCGAGCACACCTACCGGCTCCCCTTCGACGGTGAGTGGGTGGTCACGGCCGGCGGCGACTCTACCGACACGAATTACCACGCGACCACGCCCACCTACCGGTGGGGCTACGACTTCACCAAGCTCGTCGACGGCGAGCGCCACAAGGGAGACGGAGACAAGCTCTCCGACTACTACTGCTACGGCGAGCCGGTGCTCGCTCCGGTGGGCGGCGAGGTCGTCACCGTCGACAAAGAGCGCAAGGACAACGTGGCCGGCGAATTCGACGCCCAGTCGGTCATGGGCAACTACGTCATCATCCGCGTCGACGACAAAGAGTACCTCTTCGTCGCCCACATGAAGGAAGGCTCGATCCCCGTCGACGAAGGCGACACCGTCGAGCGGGGCCAAAAGATCGGCGAGTGCGGCAACTCCGGGCGCTCTCTGCAGCCCAACGTGCACGTCCACCTGCAAAATACCCCTGAATTCCCCATGTCCGAAAGCCTGCCGCTGCGCTTCTCGAACTATCTCGCCGACGGCAAGCCCGTCGAAAAGGGCATGCCCGAAGGCTCGAGCGATAGCGAGAACCCGTTTGGACAGGTGGTTCAGAACAAAGAGTAG
- a CDS encoding serine/threonine protein kinase, with amino-acid sequence MPICPKCHGENPELGAKCPRDGHYYIYDDAIADAEKDDWIGKLAADKYVILSLISEGGMGAVYRAMQLPVQREVAFKVLRAELQDSDQGQDRFAREARAVSKLTHPNIITMHDFGVDDDGHPFMVMEYAPGKSLADWMMQPGLKLDRISHVFRQILSALSEAHQQGIIHRDLKPENLIVTKTGSDSDYIKLLDFGIARMVHDGATRGLTREGEVFGTPHYMAPEQAQGKKDIGPPADVYALGIMFYEMLSGDCPFDAPTPLSILYMHINDDLPELTPRNGITLPDPLRQVVLKATAKAPEDRYQSAGEMLAAFDAAVGNTSGLFAAPAGVSSENIQHTQNMGAQQHIRRATADTLHLDGGQKQRITGTSNGVQVHDPQSGGTMTAELEALKSSNGTKWIVAGAVLAVLLGVGAALLFTGDAGTDSPTPDTEQAAAGANEGNEASAESEANAPADDEAVEQAENNAADDEPADDEPSDEQVAVQDKAAQDAPSADPAAAALAKDESEPTATRPPATTGDKKANDDKPETASAPSTTKPKSPTRTPDTTDESPDKEIRPTTTKPTTVAKDEPKDEPKKFQPKKFRPKAPADDDSDDEPEKFQPRKWRR; translated from the coding sequence ATGCCCATTTGTCCAAAGTGTCACGGGGAGAATCCTGAACTCGGAGCCAAGTGTCCGCGAGACGGCCACTACTATATCTACGATGACGCCATCGCAGATGCCGAGAAAGATGACTGGATAGGCAAGCTGGCCGCCGACAAGTACGTCATCTTGTCGCTGATCAGCGAAGGCGGCATGGGCGCAGTCTACCGAGCCATGCAGCTTCCCGTACAGCGCGAGGTCGCCTTCAAGGTCTTGCGCGCCGAGTTGCAGGACTCCGACCAGGGACAGGATCGCTTCGCACGCGAAGCGCGCGCCGTCTCGAAGCTGACCCACCCGAATATCATCACGATGCACGACTTCGGGGTCGACGACGATGGCCATCCGTTCATGGTCATGGAGTACGCCCCCGGAAAGAGCCTGGCCGACTGGATGATGCAGCCCGGCCTCAAGCTCGACCGCATCTCCCATGTATTTCGCCAGATCTTGTCGGCGCTGTCCGAGGCGCACCAGCAAGGCATCATCCACCGCGATCTGAAGCCCGAAAACCTCATCGTCACCAAGACGGGCAGCGACAGCGACTATATCAAGCTGCTCGACTTCGGCATCGCGCGCATGGTCCACGACGGCGCCACGCGTGGGCTGACCCGGGAAGGCGAAGTCTTCGGCACGCCCCACTACATGGCGCCGGAGCAGGCGCAGGGCAAAAAGGATATCGGCCCGCCGGCCGACGTGTACGCGCTGGGCATCATGTTCTACGAGATGCTCAGCGGCGACTGCCCGTTCGACGCGCCCACGCCGCTGTCGATCCTGTACATGCACATCAACGACGACCTGCCCGAGCTGACGCCGCGAAACGGGATCACCCTGCCCGACCCGTTGCGCCAGGTCGTCTTGAAGGCGACGGCCAAGGCCCCCGAAGATCGCTACCAATCCGCCGGCGAGATGCTGGCGGCCTTCGACGCGGCCGTGGGCAATACCAGCGGACTCTTCGCCGCGCCCGCGGGGGTCTCGTCGGAGAATATCCAGCACACCCAAAATATGGGCGCCCAGCAACATATCCGCCGGGCGACCGCCGATACGCTGCACCTCGACGGAGGCCAGAAGCAGCGCATCACCGGCACCTCCAACGGTGTGCAGGTCCACGATCCCCAGAGCGGCGGCACGATGACCGCCGAGCTCGAAGCCCTCAAGTCGAGCAACGGCACCAAGTGGATTGTCGCCGGCGCGGTGCTCGCCGTGCTGCTGGGCGTGGGCGCCGCCCTGCTCTTTACGGGCGACGCCGGCACCGACTCGCCCACGCCCGACACCGAGCAGGCGGCTGCGGGCGCCAATGAAGGTAACGAGGCGTCTGCCGAGTCCGAGGCGAACGCTCCGGCCGACGACGAGGCTGTGGAACAAGCCGAGAATAACGCTGCAGACGACGAGCCTGCCGACGACGAGCCTTCAGACGAGCAAGTGGCGGTCCAAGACAAAGCCGCACAAGACGCTCCGAGCGCCGACCCCGCCGCAGCAGCGCTCGCCAAGGACGAGAGCGAGCCGACGGCAACGCGCCCGCCTGCGACAACTGGCGACAAGAAGGCCAACGACGACAAGCCCGAAACCGCCTCGGCACCTTCGACGACCAAACCGAAGTCGCCGACGCGCACCCCCGACACGACCGACGAGTCGCCCGACAAAGAGATCCGTCCCACGACCACCAAGCCCACCACGGTGGCCAAGGACGAGCCCAAAGACGAACCCAAAAAGTTCCAGCCCAAAAAGTTTCGCCCGAAGGCTCCGGCCGACGACGATTCGGACGACGAGCCCGAGAAGTTCCAGCCTCGGAAGTGGCGGCGCTGA